DNA from Nymphaea colorata isolate Beijing-Zhang1983 chromosome 4, ASM883128v2, whole genome shotgun sequence:
TCGGCAAAATCGGGCTGTGACGCCGGATCTGCAAAGGTGCGGCGTTTATTCCATTCCCCATAAAAGGAGGTGGCCGAATCGGGCTTCATATCGTTGAACGATGCGTATCAGCCGATACGTAACTATGCAGTGATGAACGACGTCCACTTTCGTCGTGAGCATCAAACTTGATGTTGTCTTGGATGTGTATTTAATTGTTtgtgaaagaaacaaacatttgcAGAAAAAGACAGATGGGCCGAATATCAGAGGCTCATAACGCATGGCATATTTTTTTAGTAAAgtttgaaaagacaaaattttaaaataatttatacATATATGCCTTGAGATTGCTAAGTTTAAAGGTACTAAAAGGTGATGCTGAAATATGTATATAACGTATTCTTTTATCAGAGTTTCATGGGGCCCAGGCACCCTGGAGGATAAACGTCTAACTTGGTTTTCTAAAACATGCTAAtcatgacataaaaaaaaagaattaaaaagtttacatataaattttataaattttaattgtcttatataaaaattttgaaaattaatatttcaaaaatttggaaactttaatttgctccacctcatgaaaaatttctaattcTGCTCCTGATGCTAACTAATCATTCATAATCACCAAGCGTTCTTTTCTATGGACTTGCAGGATGTGAATTGGTTTgaataaaattatagaaaagaaCGATGTGACCAGGACACCTAGATTGATAATGTGCATAGATTCTTACTTTGCTGGGCTGTAATTAATGCTCTAtatcaagttttttctttttttaacttatcTAATTCAACCTGTGTCTTTATAGTAGTTCACATTTGCAAAACCACTTGCGGAGcttggattttattttttgtcaaatatatCAAGCAAAGccattttattatatttttgctTTATGTTTGTATTTGCTAATTAACCTTTATTTTTGCATTGGCTTTCAATTCTTTCTTGGATGCgcataattttattttaattttagaaagaAGCAACGATATGATACCTTAATTAAGGTTGAGCATCACGCACGTACCGGGCCACAGCTCGTGACTGCCCCCAAAATGTATACAGCCACATAATTAATTGAAGTATATTTTTAATGTCAACTCAGGTTGTAAATTTTTATAGTATACTTTTATTATAATCTATTGCCTTCCCACACAATTTAAAGTAATATGATCTTGGTTATGATTTGCCAACAATTTGAACTATAGAAGAGGTCATGAATCTAAAAACACTTGTTCAACTTGTATTTATCTCTCGCTATGTCAACCATCTAATTCTCCATGTGCCTCGGACATTTAGACATTCATGCTCAAAACATGTTTGCAAATGGTTGGCTAGTTAAAACCTGTCATGTCCCTAATAAAAACTTTCatgagaattaaaaaaaaaatggaaaataactTAAGATGAAATTTTACGCTTTAAAACAATTAGAACCAAATTGGAGTGACTCCGATCCAAGTTACCAATCCATCGAGTCAATTGATTCCTGGCCGAGTGAACCAGTTTTGGTGCTGACTCCGTTGAATTCCAACTTGTGGCCCAACAAGAGGACAATCCCTAGCCGATTGGTAAGTTCTAACGCTGAACACAAGTCTAGTAGAGTCGACTCATGGATCATTGGGCTCGAGTTTGGCTCAAGCTCGGGTTGAGCAGCTCGAGCTAGACTTGATCAGCCAAATAGAAGCTCAAGTTCCACTCGTTTAAAATCGAAAATTGAAAGAATGAGAGACCGACACCGACAACCAGGAacgaaacttttgaaaaaatttatccTACTTTTACTGAACTCGGCACAAGATATTACAGTTCTCACAACTTACGACCCAAAAACTCTTATACAAACTTTAGAATGGCCAGCAGAAAGTGAGCAAAACCGCTGGCTGTGGCCGGGGGGGCCGACCCCCAGAATTCCTTTCACAAACCGGCGGAATCTCACCCTCTTCTCTTGCTTTTGGTATTATAAATTGCACCATCCACTGCTCTTCAGTACTCAGAACCTGCATTGATCGTCTGTTTGCGACTCAATTCTTCTTCCTCAAATCTCTCCTGATCTCTGTTCTTGAAGCTCACAATGGCTGGCGATCTGTCCAACGTTCAGGCTTCATCTCCACTGGAGATGAATGGTCTTGGACCTCTTGACCAGAAGCTAGTTATGGCAAAGCGCTATGGCCATGGTAGGACTTCATTACCAATGTCTCTGTGAAATTATTCCCCGTTTTCTTTTTGGGGGTTTTCTCCTTTGCTCATGAAGTCTAGACTAATAATTTCTTCATgggaaatgaaatgaatgtggGTGCAGAGGGAGTGGTGGCAGGAACAAGAGCAGCTGTGCTTGCTACCATTGCCAGTGCAGTTCCTACTGTAAtctcagtttctctctctcatctttccTGACATTATTAACGTGACCAACATCTGAAATATGCATGCTTTTTGGTGCGTTCAATGGCAGTTGGCAAGTGTGAGGATGTCACCATGGGCAAAGCGCAACCTCAACCCCACTGCTCAAGCCCTCATTGTTTCATTAGGTAACATTCAAAGAAATTGACACTAAATGATAACTGACAATAAACCTGGATCCCTCCAGCTTCCAATAGAATGTATTTTGTGGTCAAACAAGCACAGGGTAACAGCAGATCCTGTTTGGTGGTGAAACAAGCCTTAGGTCCTGATCTTTTGTGGTCCTGTTTGCGCGTTAATGTTCAGAAATTTTACCTTGACGGATCCCTACTGTTACCACTAGTCGGGAAAAGCCTTTGCAGGCATACATGCTCTTATTTATGAGGCTTTCATTTCCCACAAAACCAAATATaaatcatcatcttcatccctgtctcttcattctttcttattttctgatCATGGACGTCCGGTTTAATTGCAGTGGCTGGCTCGGCCTACTTCATTGCGGCAGACAAGACGGTCTTGGCCACAGCAAGGAAGAACTCCTTCCGGCCCTTGCAACCATAGAACTAGCTCATGTACTGGTAACTAAATCTGTATACATAATATCGTTTTCATTTCCTACTTGTCTTGGTTTGTTCATTTACCACAGATtttttcacctctctctctctctctctctctctcttaccacAGATTCGGTTAAAGCGCCGCCGCCTGATGACTGTGCcgtctttcctcttttctcttatttttctgtgcattgtattgtatatttgttccTCCTACTTGTGTTTTTTgtgtaattttgttctttgcagattgtttttgtatttaggagacctcttgtccccaaattttgttatatattcccattttattggctttctctctctctctctgggtgcgatcataccagcactaacgcaccggatcccatcagaactccgaagttaagcgtgcttgggcgagtgtagtactgggatgggtgacctcctgaaaagtcctcgtgttgcatccccagAGAGGGGAcatcttgtccccaaattttgttatatattcccattttatcggctctctttctttctctctctctttatatatatatatatatatatatatatatatatatatatatatatatatatatatatataagattcaTTTTGATAAGCATTGTTGGACACCGCACAACCAGATACTCTTTTGTCACCTGAAACCATCTCCTATTActgataagataaaaaaaaaaatggtctaACGACAAAAGCATATTAGCCGATCTGggttcagattttttggaaGATCAAATCATAGATCGATTTTGATGAGCATGAGTGAACCCTGCACAACCTCAAACTTTTTTGTCGCCTAATTAGTGAAACTAAAATGGAACGACAATTTCTTACTACTGATAAAAAACGAAGTGATCTAATTTT
Protein-coding regions in this window:
- the LOC116253487 gene encoding early nodulin-93-like isoform X2, with amino-acid sequence MAGDLSNVQASSPLEMNGLGPLDQKLVMAKRYGHEGVVAGTRAAVLATIASAVPTLASVRMSPWAKRNLNPTAQALIVSLVAGSAYFIAADKTVLATARKNSFRPLQP